CCTTCTCTTCGAAAGCTCCGGCAAAGCCCTCTTTACCGACCGTCCCCTGGACTATCCAAGCAGAACTCCCTGAGTCGAATCAACGAGACAACTCCCAACTCGCAGATCGACCGCATCACCGGGTTATCTGGCAAAGCCATAAACCGAACATGCAGAACCAGCTAAAACTCGACGAAGAAACCCCAGTGCACGAGACCTCTCCACAAAACGCCACATCGCGCCGCCTTTGGAATCCCGTCTCTCTCGCTGTCATCTTCTTTCTCTGGCTCATCCTCCAGATCGGCGGCCTCTTCACCCCCGGCCTCCTCGACGACGTCGACTCCATCTACATCGAGATCGCCCGCGAGATGCTCCAGCGCCACGACTACGTTACCCCCTACATCGACGGCATACGCTTCTTCGACAAGCCCCCCCTCATGTACTGGATGGCCGCCGGCTCCATGCATCTCTTCGGCATTCACGACTGGGCCGCCCGACTCCCTCTCGCTCTCGCCGCCCTCGCGCTTCTCCTTGCCGTCTACGCCCTCGGCATACGCCTCTTCGCAACAGTCTCTCCGTCTGAAAGACCCGACCGCGGAGGCTTCTACGCCGCCATCGCCCTCGCCACCAGCATCGGCCCCTACATCTACACCCGCTTCTACATCCCGGACATCCTCATCGCTCTCTGGATGACCCTCGCCGTCCACCTCTTCCTCATAGCCCTCGACCACATCCACGAATCACCACAAAACCGGACATCTGAGATCGAGTCACAAAACCGGGTGCCCCATCTTCGCGGCAGTCTTATCGCCGCTCAGATGGGCAATCGCGTAAGCGATCCGCTCTCCTCCCCCATCCACGAAAGCCCGGGTGCCCCATCCTTCGCGCACTTTGCGAAGGGTGCGAACGTAAGCTCCTCCGCTCTCCTCCCCTGCCTCGCCTTCGCCGCAGTCATGGCCCTAAACGTCCTGACCAAAGGACTCATAGGCGTGGTCTTCCCCATAGCCTTCGTCCTCCTCTACCTCGCCATCACCAGACAACTCCACCTCCTCCTGAGACTCCACCTCATCCCCGGCACCCTGGTCTTCCTGACCATAGCCGCCCCCTGGCACATCCTCGCCGCCCTCCGAAACCCAGCCATCCCTATGACCCCAGGCCTCGGTCTCCCAGCCAAAGCGGGCTGGGTCTGGTTTTATCTTTACAACGAGCACATCGCCCGTTTCCTCTCCAAACGCATCCCCCACGACTACGGCCAAACCCCTGTCCTAGTTTTCTGGATCTACCTCGCCATCTGGATCATGCCCTGGACCGTCTTCCTCCCCGGAGCGATCGCCGCCCACATCCGAACTCTCCGCCACCGCATCGCCACAAACACCATCACTCGCGCACGCGAGTATGAAGCATCGCTCTCTCTCCTTCTCTGGAGCCTCCTCGTCATGGGCTTCTTCTCCCTCTCCAGCCGCCAGGAGTACTACTCTATCCCCGCAATCCCCGCTCTATGCCTTATGGGCGGCGGCCTCCTCGCTCAAGCCGACCAGACTCAAAGTCTCTCCTCCACCAAACTAAAAGCAGCCAGCAGCGCCCTCCGCTGGCACCTCTGCCTCCTCCTTCCCCTCTCCACCACCCTCGCCATCGTCTGCGGATACTTCGCCCTCACGGCACCCCACCCCGCCCCCGGCACCGACCTCGCATCTCTCCTCAACTCCAACCCCGACTTCTACAACCTCTCCCTGGGCCACCTCTTCGACCTCACCGGAGACGCCATGGGACTCTTCCGCGGCCCCCTCACCGCCGTAGCCCTCAGCATGCTCGGCGTCGGCCTCGTCAGCTACCTTCTGCGCCTCAGCTCCTTCACCTACGCCGCAAATCTCGTGCTGGCCGCCGCCATGACCATCACCCTCCTCGCCGCCCACGAGGGCCTCGTCCGCTTCTATCCCGTCCTCGGATCGAAGAATCTCGCCCTCACCGTCAAACAGCAACTCCGCCCCGGCGACCGCGTCATCATCGACGGCTGGCTCTCCTCCGGCTCCTCCGTCCTCTTCTACACCGGCCAACAGGCAGGCCTCGTCAACGGGCGCATCTACGGTCCTTGGTACGGCTCCTTCTGGCCCGACGCTCCCCCCATCTTCGGCACCGACGACGGACTCCGCCAGGCCTGGATCGGACCCCAGCGCATCTTCCTGCTCACCTTCAGCAAACAACGCGCCGCCGACCTCGCACGCTTCGCCCCCGTTCATCTCCTCGGGGCAGAGGGCGGCAAATTCATCCTCTCCAATCGATAATTGTTCCTCTGACAAAACCTCCCAACACCACGCACCCCGAATCCCCGCAGTGGCACAACAGCACCCGAGCCGATATCCTTACAGCAGTCATGTTTTCCACCCTGCTCCTGATCGCTCGAGTCGCCCTCATCCTCGGCATACTCGGCACCCTGACCTCCGGAGTATCCTTCCTTCTGGCCCTCATAGGCGGCCTGAAGTTCCGCTCCCGCCGCAATGATCAAGGCAGCTACGCCCCTCCGGTAAGCATCCTCAAGCCCCTTCACGGCAAGGAAATGGGACTCGAGCAAAACCTCGAGAGCTTCTTCCGGCTCACCCATCCCGACTTCGAAATCATCTTCTGCGCAAGGTCCCTCTCCGACCCCGGAATCCTCTGCGCTCAGGAGGTAGCCAGCCGATTTCCATCCATCGCTGCGCGTTTCATCGCCTCAGGCGAACCGCTCTGGCAGAACCCCAAGACCTTCTCCATGGCGCTCTTGGTCGAAGCAGCCACGCACGAGATCATCCTCTTCTCCGACAGCGACGTCCGCGTCAACCCCTCCTACCTGCACGACATCCTGCAACCTCTCGCCGACCCTGCCGCCGGACTAGTCACCTGCACCTTCCGCGGCAAACCCGGACGAAGCACCTCCCTGCTCACCGCGCTCACCCAGACCGTCGAGTTCTCCAGCGGCGTCCTCACCGCAAATCTACTCGAAGACATCAAGTTCGGACTCGGGCCCACGCTCCTCACCCGAAAGCCCCTGATCGACGAGATAGGTGGCCTCAAAGACATGGGAGATCTGCTCGCCGACGACTTCTGGCTCGGCAACCGCATCGCAGAAAAAGGCTACAAAGTAATCCTCTCCACAGCCATCGTCGATCACTGCATCAACTACGGAAGCGTCCTCTCCGGATTGCACCATCAGATCAGCTGGATGAAAAATACTCGCGGCACCCGCCCCGCCGGACACCTTGGCACCGGCCTCACCTACGCCATGCCCTTCGGCATCCTCGGCCTTCTCTCCTCCCTCGCCCTCGGACGACCAACCCTCGGCCTCTGGCTCCTCTTCGCCGCGCTCGCCAATCGCTGGCTCCAGGCTCTGCTCATCGGCTTCGTCATCATGCGCGACAAGCTAGCTCTAAAATTCTTCTGGCTCTACCCCCTCTGCGACCTCCTCGGCTTCTACAGTTGGGCCGCCAGCTACTTCGGACGAGAGATCATCTACCGCGGCGAACGCTATCGCATCAACCCCGGCGGCGTCCTGGTTCGCCTCGGCCCCCTGCAGCACTAGGCTAAGAATCTGTCCTGCCGGACGGGCCTCCTACGCGGAGGGCGGGCGTTCGCACGCCTTTTTAAAGCTTCGCCCGGTCCTCCCGTTGGTCGGAATCAATCTTCCCTCGCGACCAGCGGGAGCGCCACGCGAAGCGGGTATACAAGTCACGAAGTGACCGCCCCACGCGCAGTGGGCCCGTCCGGCAGGACCAGATTCTGAACCACCCTCAGCTACCCTTCTTATCCTTCCGCCCCGTCACCACCACCTGTCGCCGCATAGGAATCAACCCAGTCCCAGGTACCTGCTGTTGCTGCATCCGCGTCAGCATCTCCGTCCGCACATAGTCGACGAACCCCTGCATCTGCCGGTTCATCTCCTCCATCCGCTCCCGCATCTGCAGCACAATCGCAATCCCGGCGATGTTCACCCCCAGATCCCGCGCCAGGTTCAAAATAAACTCCAGCCGCTCCAGATCCTCATCGGTATACAGCCGCGTATTGCCTTCACTCCGCGACGGCCGCAGCAACCCCTCCCGCTCATACAGCCGCAATGTTTGCGGATGAATCTCGTACATCTCCGCCACCGACGAGATCATGTACGCGCCCTTGGTCTTCCGCTTTGTCGCCATAGTCCCAACCCCTGAAGTCCCAGCCGCGATCAAATCCTTTATCGAAGTCTAGCTCCTCAGGGCACACGATCGTCAAACAACCTCTGAGATGCCATCCTCAAGATCAACATCGAAGTTATTCGCGCACCTGCCTACCGCAAAAGACCAGCCGCCAGCGTCGCATCTCGAACTCGTTCCATCCCCTGCTCATCCCCTGCTCCCACCCGCCTCGCCGCCAGCACGTCATACTTCCCGTAGTCGATCGTCACCTTCGCCTCGCCGCCAATCCGTACATGCGTCGTCGAAACATTCTTCGCAGGAACCCAAACATCCCCCCGCCGCATGTACCACGAGTCGAACGCTGCGCAGTCAATCATCCAGGAAGGACTCTTCACCGGCTCCCCCATTACGCGCACCATGGCAAAGTCATCCATGCTCACTCACACCTTCCCCCGGTAGGCCACCTTGCTCGAGACCTTCGGTTCCACCTTCAGCACCCACGTGTTCACGCCAGCCAGTTGCTCCTGCCCCACCAACTCCACGTTATAGGTGTCGGTCGAAAACAGCGACCGCTGCCAATCCATCTTTGCAGCCGTCTGCTCTTCTCTCTCCACCAGTCTGTGCAACACCTCCTTACACAACACCTTCGAGCCTGACTCCGACAGCACCGTGAAGTACTTCCGCCCCGGAGCCACATACTCCGCCCGCACCACCATCTCCGCGTGGTGCCTCCCGCCGGTTCCGTCGTACTCCAGATGATAGGTGCGGTCCGTCCTGTAGTGTTCCAGTGCCGCCTGCCGCTCGCCGTTTTTCACCAGCATGCGGCCAACAATCACCTCAGCCGCGATCGCAATCCACTCTGCGCCTGCACCCACCCCGCACAGGCCATCACCATGGAGAACAGGAGACCGGGAAACATCAGCGCCTTCGCCAGAAGCCACATGGAATCACCTCCGAACTAAAGAGATTTCATCACGCTGCACCAGAATCAGTGCAAACAAACCATGTACGTCTGAATATTTCTCAGTGAATGGCCCGGCAATGGCCCGGCTCCACGGCGAAGTTGTTTTTACGCCTTCGCAAACAAATCTTCGCGAGGATCCTCCGGATTCAACTTCGCCAGCTCCCGCAGAATCTCCTTGCTCCGCTCATCCTGCACCTTCGGCACCACGATCTTCACCTCAACAATCTCATCCCCGCGCACTCCTTCCCGCGAGGCCGAAGGCACGCCCTTCTCCCGCAACCGCAGCTTCTGCCCCGTCTGCGTACCCGGCGGAATCTTCAACTGCGTCCGCGCTCCACTCTCATGAGAATCGATCGTTGGCACGTCAATCTTCGCTCCCAGCGCTGCCTCCGTCATCGTAACCGGAACAGTTACATATATGTCATCCGCACTCCGCGTAAATACCGGATGCGTCCCCGCCTTGATGATCAAAAACAGATCTCCGGCAGCCCCACCGTTGATCCCGGCATTGCCCTTCCCCGCCAGCCGAATCCTCTGCCCATCGCGCGTCCCCGCCTTGATGCGAAACTCCAGCGGCTCCCGCTTCGTCACCACGCCCTCGCCATCGCACGTCGGGCAGAAGTTCTGCACCTTCCCCAACCCGCCGCACCGAGGGCATTGAATGTTGAACTTCATCCGGCCGCCCATCTGCGTCACCTGCCCCGACCCATGGCACTCCGAGCACTCCACGCTCCCGCCCGTCGTCGACTTCCCCTTGCACGTCGGGCAGACCTCCTGCCGCTGAATCTCCAGCCGCGCCACGCCGCCGCGCACCGCCGTCCAGAAGTCCACGCTCACCTGGTACTCAAGATCAGTCCCAGGCTGCGGCCCGCGCGAAGCCTGTTTTCCGCCGTTGAACATCCCGCTGAAGATGTCCTTGAAGCTCCCGCTAAACCCACCGCCCGGCTCCTGCTGCTGCGCCGCTCGCCCACTCTGAAAGTCCGAAAAATCGAAACCGCCAAAGTCGAACGGAACCTCCTGCCCACCACGCGGTCCACGCTGCGCCCCACCATACCCACCAGAAGAAGACGCGCCTCCGCCATGGCCGCCACGAGCAGCAGCCTCCGCCGCAGCCGGGTCGATATTGTCCGAGTAGAACCCAAACTGGTCGTAGATCTTCCTCTTCTTCTCATCACTCAAAACATCGTTCGCCTCGGAGATCTCCTTGAACTTCTCCTCAGCTTTTTTGTCATTCGGATTTACATCCGGGTGATACTTCCGAGCAGCCTTCCGAAAAGCCTTGCGAATCTCATCTGCCGTCGCCGTCTTCTTTATGCCCAGCGTGCCGTAGTAGTCCTTCGTCTGTGTCGTCGCCATAATCTTTCTTCCATTCTCTTACCAATGCGCCTCACGCGCATCTCTAAACCTCACTGAGCCTGCGAATCCGGCCCCGCCTGGCATACCGGACACCAGAACAAGTTCCGCCCGGCCATTACCTTCGTCAAAATCTTCGTCCCGCTGATCCAGCAGGGCCGTCCCTGCCGCCGATACACATAATGCGCCTCTTCCTTCAGCACTGGCCCACTCTTATGCGGCCGATCCTTCGGCTTGGTCGTCACAATCCTCCGGTCAATCATCCCCGCCTTCATCAACACGCCCGCCTCCTTCCATATCGACCGCAGCGTGCTCTCCTCTACCTCCTTCCCCGGCGTAAACGGACTCAGCCTCGCCCGAAACAACAACTCCGCGCGATAGATATTCCCAATTCCAGCCGCCACCGACTGGTCCATCAACAACTCCCCAATCGTCTTCTTACTCTTCGCAACCCTCGCAATCATCTTCTCCGGCCCATCCCCATTCAGCGGATCCGGCCCCAGCCGCTCCAGCAGAGCATCCCACTTCTCCTGCGAGTAGATCGAGCAGTCCATCGGACCTCGCAGCTCCACCCAGGCCACCTTTGCAGCCTCAATATGGCCAGTCCCGTCGTCATCCGAGTACCACGCATGCCGCTTACTCACTCCCGGAGCCGCAGGCTTCTTCACCGCCGCCTCATTCCACATCCGCAACCGCAGCGCACCACGCACATCCGGCAGCGGCCCCGATCCCTCCGTAAAGTCCCCCTGCAGCCCAAGGTGCACATGCAGAATCAAGTCCTTCCCAAAGTCATACCCCAGGTGCTTCCCCACAGCCAGCACGCGCCGCAGCTTCTTCCCATCGATGATCCCCGCATCGACAAACCGCCCCTGCGGCCCATCCACCCGAACCATCTTCCCTGCAAACGCAGCCGCGTGTCTCTCGGCCCAACGATGAATCTCATTTCCCTCAGGCATCGTCTCTCAACCTCGTCGCAGTCACCTGCGTCTGATATCGCCGCCGAATACGCCGCGGCCGCCCACTCGAATTCAACTCATACTGATAGTGCTCAACAATCCGCTCCGGAGTCCACAGCGCCCAGTGCTCTCCCTTCTGCGTCTGCATCCGGTCCATCTGGATCTCATCCATCTGCCGCATCATCCGCTGCAAATCTCGATAGTGTTCCGTGTAAGCACTCTCTTCACTCTCAATCAACAGCTGCATGTCCACATAAACCGGCTGAGCCCATTCGTAGAACGTGTGCCAGACATCGTAAACATCCAGGTGGCCCTTCTTCACCAGCAGCGAAAGATGCTCATAAAAATCCAGCACCTCGAACGCGCTCACCGGAGGCTCCTCCACCGTCCACGGCTTCAATCCCTTCTCGTCCAGCCGAGACTCCGCAAGCCTCCGCCTCACCGCCACAAACCTCTCTGACAGAAAAAAACTCAGCTGCTTCTCAAGATTCTCCACCGCCCGGTAATCCCGCTCATGCCGCAGCTGCAACCCGGCGTAAGAGATGGCTCCAGCACTCGTAATCACAAGCGCAGCCGTTGCCACCGCCTGAACTGCCTCCCAATTCACCATCAGATGCCCTCCAGGCAATCACCTTTGTATCCGCCTAAACACATGCTATTCTGCCGAAGATTTGCATTTCCTTGCCCTACCCGGGCTCCGAGAACATTTTTTGGCTGCTTCAAGCGTTGGTTTTTATCGCCCCGAGCTCGACGTCCTACGCTTCCTCGCCTTTCTTCTCGTCTTCCTCTTTCACGGCCTCGACGTCCCTGACGGCCTCTTAAGCTCCCTTCGCATCTCCGGTGCACTCGGCGTCTGCCTCTTCTTTCTCCTTAGCTCCTACCTCATCACCGAACTCCTGGAGCGCGAAAAAAAACAGTCCGGCGCCATTCACCTCAAAGCCTTCTACATCCGTCGCGGCCTGCGCATCTGGCCTCTCTACCTCACGGTCCTCATAGCCGACTATCTCTTTCCGCACCGTCTGCATCCCGGAGTCTTCTCGACCTCGCGCCTCGTGGCGTTTCTTCTCATCGCCGGAAACTGGTATGTTGCCCATCACGGCTTCACTTTCACCATGTCCACGCCTCTCTGGAGCATTCCAGTCGAAGAGCAGTTCTACATCCTCTGGCCCTCAGTCCGTAAATACCTCCACCGCTCCGGCTCCATCATCTTCTCCATCGCGATGTTCTTCATCGCCTACATCGCCCTCGCCTGGCTCTGCCACATCGGCGCAGATGTCACTACTTCCATCTGGGTCAACAGCTTTGTTCAGTTCCAGTTCTTCAGCACCGGAGCCATACTTGCCCTGGCCCTGCGTGGCCGCGCTCCAAACCTCCATCCCTTCCTACGAATCGTTCTCTTCCTCGCCGGGTTGTCGACTCTCGTACTTGCCCAACATATCTTTCAGATCAAAGAGAGCCTTGCCGCTGGCGCCTTCCATCTCATCGCTCCCGGCTATCTCTGCGCCAACATCGGCTGCATTCTTCTCTTCTTTAGCTTCCTCGGGGAATCCCGCCTCGGCAAACTCAAACCACTTGTCTACCTCGGAAAGATCTCCTTCGGACTCTACGTCTTTCACTGGATGATGATCGAAGTCGCCGGCCGCGCTCTCCGACCCAGATTCATCAACCCTCAAACAGCAAGGACGACGGCCAACGCAATGGAATTAGCGCTTGCCTTCGTCCTCACTGTCCTGATTGCTTCTCTTTCGTATCGATTCTTTGAAGCGCCCATCCTGCGTTTCAAAAAGCGTTTCGAGTTTGTTCGAACACGCTCCATCTAAGCATCAGTTCCAAACCTGCCGCGCCTCAATCGCCTCGATCGAAAACATCTGATCCGGCTCCATCTGCTGCATGCGCTGCATAAACTGAACTGCTTCTTCCTTGGTGTCGAACATCATCCGGTTGTACAGCCGGCCTGCTCGAACCTGGTCGCACTTCCACATCGTCTCGGTCATGGTCTTCCCTCCAAGCAATCGATTGAGTTCCAGGTTCTCCATCCAAAACATTCCAGCGTACTGATCTTCTCTCTTCTTTCTGGTCACCGCTACACACCTTTCTGGTGATAGACGCACTCTACACGCCAACCACCGCATCCCAAACCGGTAAAAAGAAGGGGCACCCCGGCAGGAACGCCCCCTTCTTTTCATACGATCAAACCAGCGTTACGGATTACACTTATTTCTTTTCATCGACGTCGACGTACTCAGCATCAATGACGCCTTCATCCTTCTTCGGTTCTTCATGAGCTTCGGTCGCGCCTGTCGCACCATCGGTCGGCGTTGAAGCCGCAGAGGCCTTGTACATCGCCTCAGCCAGCTTGTGGCTTACTGTAGTAAGACGATCCTTCGCAGCATTCAGCTCTGTCGCACTCGGCGTTCCCGCCAGAGTCG
The nucleotide sequence above comes from Tunturibacter empetritectus. Encoded proteins:
- a CDS encoding ArnT family glycosyltransferase, with product MQNQLKLDEETPVHETSPQNATSRRLWNPVSLAVIFFLWLILQIGGLFTPGLLDDVDSIYIEIAREMLQRHDYVTPYIDGIRFFDKPPLMYWMAAGSMHLFGIHDWAARLPLALAALALLLAVYALGIRLFATVSPSERPDRGGFYAAIALATSIGPYIYTRFYIPDILIALWMTLAVHLFLIALDHIHESPQNRTSEIESQNRVPHLRGSLIAAQMGNRVSDPLSSPIHESPGAPSFAHFAKGANVSSSALLPCLAFAAVMALNVLTKGLIGVVFPIAFVLLYLAITRQLHLLLRLHLIPGTLVFLTIAAPWHILAALRNPAIPMTPGLGLPAKAGWVWFYLYNEHIARFLSKRIPHDYGQTPVLVFWIYLAIWIMPWTVFLPGAIAAHIRTLRHRIATNTITRAREYEASLSLLLWSLLVMGFFSLSSRQEYYSIPAIPALCLMGGGLLAQADQTQSLSSTKLKAASSALRWHLCLLLPLSTTLAIVCGYFALTAPHPAPGTDLASLLNSNPDFYNLSLGHLFDLTGDAMGLFRGPLTAVALSMLGVGLVSYLLRLSSFTYAANLVLAAAMTITLLAAHEGLVRFYPVLGSKNLALTVKQQLRPGDRVIIDGWLSSGSSVLFYTGQQAGLVNGRIYGPWYGSFWPDAPPIFGTDDGLRQAWIGPQRIFLLTFSKQRAADLARFAPVHLLGAEGGKFILSNR
- a CDS encoding glycosyltransferase, encoding MFSTLLLIARVALILGILGTLTSGVSFLLALIGGLKFRSRRNDQGSYAPPVSILKPLHGKEMGLEQNLESFFRLTHPDFEIIFCARSLSDPGILCAQEVASRFPSIAARFIASGEPLWQNPKTFSMALLVEAATHEIILFSDSDVRVNPSYLHDILQPLADPAAGLVTCTFRGKPGRSTSLLTALTQTVEFSSGVLTANLLEDIKFGLGPTLLTRKPLIDEIGGLKDMGDLLADDFWLGNRIAEKGYKVILSTAIVDHCINYGSVLSGLHHQISWMKNTRGTRPAGHLGTGLTYAMPFGILGLLSSLALGRPTLGLWLLFAALANRWLQALLIGFVIMRDKLALKFFWLYPLCDLLGFYSWAASYFGREIIYRGERYRINPGGVLVRLGPLQH
- a CDS encoding MerR family transcriptional regulator; translated protein: MATKRKTKGAYMISSVAEMYEIHPQTLRLYEREGLLRPSRSEGNTRLYTDEDLERLEFILNLARDLGVNIAGIAIVLQMRERMEEMNRQMQGFVDYVRTEMLTRMQQQQVPGTGLIPMRRQVVVTGRKDKKGS
- a CDS encoding J domain-containing protein, with amino-acid sequence MATTQTKDYYGTLGIKKTATADEIRKAFRKAARKYHPDVNPNDKKAEEKFKEISEANDVLSDEKKRKIYDQFGFYSDNIDPAAAEAAARGGHGGGASSSGGYGGAQRGPRGGQEVPFDFGGFDFSDFQSGRAAQQQEPGGGFSGSFKDIFSGMFNGGKQASRGPQPGTDLEYQVSVDFWTAVRGGVARLEIQRQEVCPTCKGKSTTGGSVECSECHGSGQVTQMGGRMKFNIQCPRCGGLGKVQNFCPTCDGEGVVTKREPLEFRIKAGTRDGQRIRLAGKGNAGINGGAAGDLFLIIKAGTHPVFTRSADDIYVTVPVTMTEAALGAKIDVPTIDSHESGARTQLKIPPGTQTGQKLRLREKGVPSASREGVRGDEIVEVKIVVPKVQDERSKEILRELAKLNPEDPREDLFAKA
- a CDS encoding Fpg/Nei family DNA glycosylase, with translation MPEGNEIHRWAERHAAAFAGKMVRVDGPQGRFVDAGIIDGKKLRRVLAVGKHLGYDFGKDLILHVHLGLQGDFTEGSGPLPDVRGALRLRMWNEAAVKKPAAPGVSKRHAWYSDDDGTGHIEAAKVAWVELRGPMDCSIYSQEKWDALLERLGPDPLNGDGPEKMIARVAKSKKTIGELLMDQSVAAGIGNIYRAELLFRARLSPFTPGKEVEESTLRSIWKEAGVLMKAGMIDRRIVTTKPKDRPHKSGPVLKEEAHYVYRRQGRPCWISGTKILTKVMAGRNLFWCPVCQAGPDSQAQ
- a CDS encoding acyltransferase family protein, translating into MAASSVGFYRPELDVLRFLAFLLVFLFHGLDVPDGLLSSLRISGALGVCLFFLLSSYLITELLEREKKQSGAIHLKAFYIRRGLRIWPLYLTVLIADYLFPHRLHPGVFSTSRLVAFLLIAGNWYVAHHGFTFTMSTPLWSIPVEEQFYILWPSVRKYLHRSGSIIFSIAMFFIAYIALAWLCHIGADVTTSIWVNSFVQFQFFSTGAILALALRGRAPNLHPFLRIVLFLAGLSTLVLAQHIFQIKESLAAGAFHLIAPGYLCANIGCILLFFSFLGESRLGKLKPLVYLGKISFGLYVFHWMMIEVAGRALRPRFINPQTARTTANAMELALAFVLTVLIASLSYRFFEAPILRFKKRFEFVRTRSI